TGGTGTAGATAGCATCCGGGTCGGGGCGGGGGTCGATGTCGCCCAGCTTGACGCCGGGTTCCACCGCCAGGCCGGGATGCAACAGGCCGCGGACGATGCCAGCCAGAGGAGATGCCACCGCCTGGCTGGCTCCATCCGCCTCGATGCTCCCCACCACCTGCCCCGCCTCGACGCGCTCGCCAAACTCGACCAGGGGCCGCCAGATGCCGGCGATGGGTGCGCGTAGCAATCGCTCCGGCCCGAAACCGCCGATCTCGCCCGGAATGCCCGTATCGGCTTCGGTCGCACCCTGCCACAGCACCCGCCCCAGACGATGCCCCCGCTTCGTCTCGATGGCGGCGTGGCAGTTCCGCCCGGCCTCGAAGCCCGGCCCCAGGCCGATGACGAGCGGGGCCTGGTCGCGACGGGCGGCATCGGCGCGTTTGAGCAGGCGGGCGTCCACCAGAACGACCGGGCGGAGGAGGGGGATGACCTCATCGCGCGGGTCGGGCAGGATGGGGAGGTCCCCGCGGCAGGCCATCGCCAGGGCGGCGGCCGGGTCATCCACCCGAACGGCCGTCATCCCCTCGACCGTGTGCGCCCCTGCATAGACGGCCTGGGCGAAGGCGACGGTGCGGCGCACGGCCAGCGGTTGGGGCGTCTCGGCGGCAATGAGCGGGAACCCGGCCTGATGAAGCCGGTAGATGGCGCCGGTGGCCAGGTCGCCGGCCCCACGCACAAGGACAAGCGTTTCAGCGAAAAGCATGGCCGTTCACCCTATCAGCTCCCGGTCTCAGGCCTCGACCCCGCCCTGAACGCGCTTGAACGCCTGCGCCTGCGACCGGCTGCGCGCTTGCTCCATCTCCGCCAATGTCGGCGGATGCTCTGGCCATTCACCTGCCCCCTGCAAGCTGTGGACGGCGCGCCTGACCCAGGCCTTCAGGCGCGCCAGGTCGACGCCCTCGTCGCCGTTCGCTGACGAGCTATCGAGATAGGACTGCACCGAGGCCAGACTGCTGACGAACAACGAGAAAGGATCGACCGTCACCAGATTCGCCAGCCATTCGGCATCGTTGCCATCACGCCATTCAGCCCGCAACACGCCGGCTACGGCTTCGAGGGTGTCCACGAAAACGCGTTCGACATCGAAACTATCCGGGTCCAGCTCGAAAATGGGGGCGTTGGACTCGAAACTGCAAAACGTCCGCTCCTCCTGGCGCACGGCCATCAGCTTGCCGCCAAAGCTGAAGCCTTCCAGCGCATGGCCGCGAAAATCAAACAGCCAGAAGCGCCCCACCGCCACCCGATAGTGTCGCTCTGGCAATTCGGGGTTGTGCACCACGGCGAGTGTTGCCGGCGTCTCCAAGCCAGAATCGAGCACGCGCAGATGAAGCCCGGCCGTATCGAAGACGCGTCCTGTGGGCGCTGACCGCAGAAAAACATCCAGTTTGCTGTGGCCAATGGCCGGGCGATAGAGTGAGGGATAGAAAAGATAGCCAGCCTCGGCGTTCATCGTCCCGCCCCTTCTGGCGCCAACCGCAGCGCCACCCGTTCCGGCGTCAGCGGCAAATCGTGGAACCAGGCGCCCGTAGCGGCGTGGACGGCGGCAGCGATGGCGGGCGCCGTAGGGATGAACGGCATCTCGGCCATCCCCCGCGCCCCCAACGGCCCCTGCGGGTCGGGGTGCTCCAGGATGATCGAGTGTACCTCGGTCGGGACATCGAGCACGGTTGGGATGAGATAGGTGCTGAGTTGGTCGGTCAGCACCCGGCCCTGCCGTTGTTTGAACTCCTCCAGCGTCGTCCAGCCCACGCTCTGGGCGACGGCGCCCTCGATCTGCCCCTCCACCAGCTGCGGATTGATGGCGTAGCCGACATCATTGACCGACCACAGCCGCAGCACATGGATATGGCCGGTGTCCAAATCGACCTCTACCTCGGCGGCCTGGGCGCAATAGCCATAGGTGATGTTGGGGTCGCTGGCGCCGGTGTCGTGGTCGTAGGGCGTGGTCTTGCGCGGGACGAAGCGATAGGTGGCGATGCAGGGGCGGTCGTCCTCGTTCTCCCACATGGCTTTGGCCTGCTGCGCCGCGCCCAGGATGCTGTTCCCGGCGGCAAAAGTCATGCGGCTGGCGCTGGTGCTGCCGCTGTTGGACGTCACTTCGGTGTCGGAAACGACCATCTCTACTCGCTCGACCGGGATGCCCAGCGCCTCGGCGGCGATCTGAGCCATAATCGTGTGCGTCCCCTGCCCGACCTCGGCCCCAGCGTGATGCACCACCGCCCGCTCGATCTGGCCCTGGCCGTGCAACTCCACCGTCGCCCAGCATTCGTCCACGAAACCCAGGCTGAACCCGACATTCTTGAAACAGCAGGCGAAGCCGATCCCTCGCACCCGCCGCCCCGCCCCCGCCGCCAACGAAAACGCCCCCCTGACCTCCGATCTCAAATCTCCAATCTCCAATCTCCGATCTTTGACCTCGACTCTCGGCCATCCCACGGCCTCAGCGCACGCCTCGATCACCTCCGCCACCGTCACCCCCGCCGGCATGACGCTGCCCGTGGCCAGGATCGAGCCTTCGCGCAGGCAATTGCGCAGCCGCAGTTCCACCGGGTCCGTGTCCAGCGCCTCGGCCAGCCGGTTCATCTGCATCTCGGCGATCCAGTGGCCCTGCGGCCCGCCGAAGCCGCGAAAAGCGCCGGCGGCGATGTTGTTCGTGTACACCGTGCGAGCATCCACCCACACATTGGCCACGTCATACGGCCCTACGCAAGCCAGGGTCAGGTTACCCAGGACTTTGGTCGAGGTGTAGGCGTAGGCGCCGGCGTCGGTGCTGACATCGATCTGAATGGCTGTGATCCGACCGTCCTTCGTCGCCCCCCATTTGGCGTGGGCGACCGAGGCATGGCGCTTGTGGTGCCCGCGGATCGATTCGCCCCGCGACCACTGGATCTTGACCGGCCGGCCCAGCTTCCAGGCCGCCAGCGCCAGGATGATCTGCACGCTCATATCCTCGCGGCCGCCAAAGGCCCCGCCCACGCCCACATAGCGCACGACGATCTGTTCGGGCGGCAGAGCCAGGGCATGGGCGATCTGGTGGCGGTCTTCGTGCAGCCATTGCCCGGCCACGATCACTTCGATCTTGCCGTCCGCCCGCACCAAGCCCAGCCCGGCTTCGGGTTGCAGATAGGCGTGTTCCTGCGGATGGGTGGTGTAGTCGTGCTCGACGATGACATCGGCGGCGGCGAAGGCGGCCTCGACATCGCCATGCCGGATTTTGTAGGCCAGGAGGAGGTTCGAGTCCCCGCGTTCGGGGTGGACGAGGGGGGCGTTCGGGGCCAGGGCATCGGCCAGGGTGTAGACCGAGGGCAGGTCTTCGTACTCGATCTCGATCAGCTTGAGCGCCGCCTGGGCCTGGGCCTCGGTCTCGGCCACCACCAGCGCCACCTGGTCGAGCACGCAGCGCACGATCCCGCCCGTCTTACCGCACAACACCGGCTGGTCGGGCATGATCAGCCCGTATTCGTTCACGGGCACATCGTCGGCCCCGAAAACAGCCACGACGCCGGGCGCCGCCAACGCCGCCGCCGTGTCGAAGCGGGTGAGGCGGGCGTGCGGCCGGTCGGGCCAGAGGATTTTCATGTGCAACTGGCCAGGCAGATTGAGGTCGGCGGGATAGGCCATCTGGCCGCTGACTTTGGCCTGGGCGTCGAGGCGAGGGAGGGAGGAGCCGGTGGCGCGCATGGTGGAGATTGGAGATTGGTTATTCTTTAGTTTCCGCTAAGTGCTGACGTGACAAAGGCGGCTGGATGGTTCATGATTGCAGGAAACCATTCCCACAAGCTCCTGCAAGGAGAGAACCATGCCAACCGCCGTAC
The Caldilineales bacterium genome window above contains:
- a CDS encoding EF2563 family selenium-dependent molybdenum hydroxylase system protein, translated to MLFAETLVLVRGAGDLATGAIYRLHQAGFPLIAAETPQPLAVRRTVAFAQAVYAGAHTVEGMTAVRVDDPAAALAMACRGDLPILPDPRDEVIPLLRPVVLVDARLLKRADAARRDQAPLVIGLGPGFEAGRNCHAAIETKRGHRLGRVLWQGATEADTGIPGEIGGFGPERLLRAPIAGIWRPLVEFGERVEAGQVVGSIEADGASQAVASPLAGIVRGLLHPGLAVEPGVKLGDIDPRPDPDAIYTISDKSLAIGGAILAAVLAWLNRRPGEW
- a CDS encoding xanthine dehydrogenase family protein molybdopterin-binding subunit; the encoded protein is MRATGSSLPRLDAQAKVSGQMAYPADLNLPGQLHMKILWPDRPHARLTRFDTAAALAAPGVVAVFGADDVPVNEYGLIMPDQPVLCGKTGGIVRCVLDQVALVVAETEAQAQAALKLIEIEYEDLPSVYTLADALAPNAPLVHPERGDSNLLLAYKIRHGDVEAAFAAADVIVEHDYTTHPQEHAYLQPEAGLGLVRADGKIEVIVAGQWLHEDRHQIAHALALPPEQIVVRYVGVGGAFGGREDMSVQIILALAAWKLGRPVKIQWSRGESIRGHHKRHASVAHAKWGATKDGRITAIQIDVSTDAGAYAYTSTKVLGNLTLACVGPYDVANVWVDARTVYTNNIAAGAFRGFGGPQGHWIAEMQMNRLAEALDTDPVELRLRNCLREGSILATGSVMPAGVTVAEVIEACAEAVGWPRVEVKDRRLEIGDLRSEVRGAFSLAAGAGRRVRGIGFACCFKNVGFSLGFVDECWATVELHGQGQIERAVVHHAGAEVGQGTHTIMAQIAAEALGIPVERVEMVVSDTEVTSNSGSTSASRMTFAAGNSILGAAQQAKAMWENEDDRPCIATYRFVPRKTTPYDHDTGASDPNITYGYCAQAAEVEVDLDTGHIHVLRLWSVNDVGYAINPQLVEGQIEGAVAQSVGWTTLEEFKQRQGRVLTDQLSTYLIPTVLDVPTEVHSIILEHPDPQGPLGARGMAEMPFIPTAPAIAAAVHAATGAWFHDLPLTPERVALRLAPEGAGR